The Caballeronia sp. Lep1P3 genome window below encodes:
- a CDS encoding IS256 family transposase, with product MPMKKKRTVASQAAARGPLPELPEALLDELVKGPMTPGEVQDLMLAFNKALIERAMGAEMSMHLGYRPGQPKPAEQTNERNGASGKTVITERGAVRVDLPRDREGSFEPILIPRHERRFAGFDERIIAMYARGMSVREIQAFLAESYGTEVSPDFISSVTDEVMAETLAWQSRPLEAMYPVVFFDALRVKIRGDGVVSNKAVYLALGIQADGQRDVLGLWIEQTEGAKFWLKVFNELKTRGCQDILIAVVDGLKGLAEAIGTAYPRTAVQTCIVHLIRNSLEYASYKDRKSVAAALRPIYGAASEQAAQQALEAFAEGPWGAKYPTIVQSWRRAWENVTPFFVFPPAIRRVVYTTNAIESLNMQLRKIIRTRGHFPNDEAAIKLLWLALRNVLAKSVRAAFDWSSAMNQFAILFGERFTNARG from the coding sequence ATGCCGATGAAGAAGAAACGCACCGTCGCGTCTCAGGCAGCGGCCCGCGGGCCGCTGCCTGAGTTGCCTGAAGCGCTGCTTGATGAGCTGGTGAAGGGTCCGATGACGCCCGGTGAGGTCCAGGACCTGATGCTGGCGTTCAACAAGGCGCTCATCGAACGCGCGATGGGCGCGGAAATGAGCATGCATCTGGGCTACCGGCCCGGCCAGCCCAAGCCTGCCGAGCAGACCAATGAACGCAACGGCGCCAGCGGCAAGACCGTCATCACCGAGCGCGGCGCGGTGCGGGTCGATCTGCCGCGCGACCGTGAAGGCAGCTTCGAGCCGATCCTGATTCCCAGGCACGAGCGCCGTTTCGCGGGCTTTGACGAGCGCATCATCGCCATGTACGCACGCGGCATGAGCGTGCGCGAGATTCAGGCATTTCTGGCCGAAAGCTATGGCACCGAGGTCTCACCCGATTTCATCAGTTCGGTCACCGATGAGGTGATGGCTGAAACGCTGGCCTGGCAAAGCCGTCCACTCGAGGCGATGTACCCGGTGGTGTTCTTCGACGCGCTGCGCGTGAAGATCCGTGGCGACGGCGTGGTGAGCAACAAGGCGGTGTATCTGGCGCTGGGCATTCAGGCCGACGGCCAGCGCGACGTGCTCGGCCTGTGGATCGAGCAGACCGAAGGCGCGAAGTTCTGGCTGAAGGTGTTCAATGAACTGAAGACCAGGGGCTGCCAGGACATCCTGATCGCGGTCGTCGACGGCCTGAAGGGGCTGGCCGAGGCGATCGGCACAGCGTACCCGCGCACGGCCGTGCAGACCTGCATCGTGCACCTGATCCGCAACAGCCTGGAATACGCCAGCTACAAGGACCGTAAAAGCGTCGCCGCCGCGTTGCGTCCGATCTATGGGGCGGCCAGCGAACAGGCCGCGCAGCAGGCGCTGGAGGCCTTTGCCGAAGGGCCATGGGGCGCGAAGTATCCGACCATCGTGCAGTCATGGCGACGGGCATGGGAGAACGTCACACCGTTCTTTGTGTTTCCCCCGGCGATACGCCGGGTGGTGTACACCACCAATGCCATTGAGAGTCTGAACATGCAACTGCGCAAGATCATCAGGACGCGCGGCCACTTCCCCAACGACGAGGCCGCCATCAAGCTGCTTTGGCTGGCATTGCGCAATGTGCTGGCGAAGTCGGTACGGGCGGCATTTGACTGGTCCTCCGCCATGAACCAGTTCGCTATTCTGTTTGGAGAGCGTTTTACCAACGCACGCGGGTAA
- a CDS encoding SDR family oxidoreductase, with amino-acid sequence MRLQGKTVIVTGAGSGFGEGIAKTFAREGANVVVNDLNGPAAERVASEIALDSSGMATHGRAIAVTGDVTKREDWQTLFDAAIQDFGSVQVVVNNAGTTHRNKPVLDVTEAEFDRVYAVNVKSIYWSVAQFVPYFRERGGGAFINIASTAGVRPRPGLVWYNGSKAAVIVASKALAVELGPERIRVNCINPVMGETALLSEFMGVDDTPANRQKFLATIPLGRFSTPQDVALAALYLASDDAKFITGVALEVDGGRCV; translated from the coding sequence ATGCGACTGCAAGGCAAGACGGTGATCGTGACGGGCGCGGGCTCGGGTTTCGGCGAAGGCATTGCGAAGACGTTCGCGCGCGAAGGGGCGAATGTCGTCGTCAACGATCTGAACGGCCCGGCCGCCGAGCGCGTGGCGAGCGAGATCGCGCTGGATTCATCGGGGATGGCCACGCATGGCCGCGCGATCGCGGTGACGGGCGACGTCACGAAGCGCGAGGACTGGCAGACGCTCTTCGATGCCGCGATTCAGGACTTCGGCAGCGTGCAGGTCGTGGTCAACAACGCGGGCACGACGCATCGCAACAAGCCTGTGCTGGACGTGACGGAAGCGGAGTTCGATCGCGTGTATGCGGTGAATGTGAAGAGCATTTACTGGAGCGTCGCGCAGTTCGTGCCTTATTTTCGCGAGCGAGGCGGCGGCGCGTTCATCAACATTGCATCGACGGCGGGCGTGCGGCCGCGTCCGGGGCTTGTCTGGTACAACGGCAGCAAGGCTGCGGTCATCGTCGCGAGCAAGGCACTGGCGGTGGAACTTGGGCCGGAGCGCATCCGCGTGAACTGCATCAATCCGGTGATGGGCGAGACTGCTCTTCTTTCCGAATTCATGGGCGTCGACGATACGCCCGCTAACCGCCAGAAGTTTCTCGCGACTATTCCTCTTGGGCGGTTTTCCACGCCGCAGGATGTGGCTCTTGCGGCGCTTTATCTTGCTTCTGATGATGCTAAGTTTATTACTGGGGTTGCGCTCGAGGTCGATGGGGGGCGGTGTGTTTGA
- a CDS encoding aldehyde dehydrogenase family protein, translating into MEDAKHFIDNRWVAASGGETIPVVDPSDGQVFAEIARGTGADIDRAVRAARAAYDGAWGATSAAERGRILARLSMLIAACHEDIARIEARDTGKPLKQARADATGIARYFEFYAGAADKLHGETLPYQSGFTVLTLREPHGVTGHIVPWNYPLQIFGRSVGAALATGNACVVKPAEDACLSLLRVAELAAEAGLPEGVLNIVTGYGHEAGAALARHPGIDHISFTGSPATGAAVTKMAVDNHVPVTLELGGKSPQIVFADADFDAALPVLVAAIVQNAGQTCSAGSRVLIERAAYEPLVERLSHAFAALKVGPSALDLDCGPLISAKQQQRVWDFLSDAQHDGIEMAAHGEVVAEAPQAGFYQAPTLLRDVPPTHRLAREEVFGPVLAAMPFDDEADGLRLANGTDYGLVAAIWTRDGARQMRLARRVRSGQVFINNYGAGGGIELPFGGVKHSGHGREKGFEALYGFTTLKTIAIKHG; encoded by the coding sequence ATGGAAGACGCGAAGCATTTCATCGACAACCGATGGGTCGCGGCATCGGGCGGAGAAACGATTCCGGTGGTCGATCCATCGGACGGGCAGGTCTTCGCGGAGATCGCGCGCGGCACGGGCGCGGACATCGACCGGGCCGTGCGCGCGGCACGCGCCGCCTACGATGGCGCATGGGGCGCGACGAGCGCCGCCGAGCGCGGCCGCATCCTCGCACGGCTTTCGATGCTGATTGCCGCATGCCACGAGGACATCGCGCGGATCGAAGCGCGCGACACCGGCAAGCCGCTCAAGCAGGCGCGCGCCGACGCGACCGGCATCGCACGCTATTTCGAGTTCTATGCGGGCGCCGCCGACAAGCTGCACGGCGAGACGCTGCCGTATCAATCGGGCTTCACGGTGCTCACGCTTCGCGAGCCGCACGGCGTGACCGGCCATATCGTGCCGTGGAACTATCCGCTGCAGATTTTCGGGCGCAGCGTCGGCGCGGCGCTCGCAACGGGCAACGCGTGCGTCGTGAAGCCGGCCGAGGACGCGTGCCTGTCGCTGTTGCGCGTCGCCGAACTCGCCGCCGAAGCGGGCCTGCCCGAAGGCGTGCTCAATATCGTCACCGGATACGGACACGAAGCGGGCGCGGCGCTCGCGCGTCATCCGGGCATCGACCATATCTCGTTCACCGGATCGCCCGCGACGGGCGCCGCGGTCACGAAGATGGCCGTCGACAACCACGTCCCCGTCACGCTCGAACTTGGCGGCAAGTCGCCGCAGATCGTGTTCGCCGATGCCGATTTCGACGCCGCGCTGCCCGTGCTCGTCGCGGCCATCGTGCAAAACGCGGGGCAGACGTGCTCGGCGGGCAGCCGCGTGCTGATCGAGCGCGCGGCCTACGAGCCGCTCGTCGAACGGCTGTCGCACGCATTCGCGGCGCTGAAGGTCGGTCCGAGCGCGCTCGATCTGGACTGCGGGCCGCTCATCAGCGCGAAGCAGCAGCAGCGCGTGTGGGACTTTCTCTCCGATGCGCAGCACGACGGCATCGAGATGGCCGCGCACGGCGAAGTCGTGGCGGAAGCGCCGCAAGCCGGCTTCTATCAGGCGCCGACGCTTCTGCGCGACGTGCCGCCCACGCACCGGCTTGCGCGCGAGGAAGTCTTCGGCCCGGTGCTCGCCGCGATGCCTTTCGACGACGAAGCCGACGGGCTGCGGCTCGCCAACGGCACGGACTACGGACTCGTCGCGGCAATATGGACACGCGACGGCGCGCGCCAGATGCGCCTTGCGCGGCGCGTGCGCTCGGGCCAGGTGTTCATCAACAACTACGGCGCGGGCGGCGGCATCGAACTGCCATTCGGCGGCGTCAAGCATTCCGGTCATGGGCGCGAGAAAGGTTTCGAGGCGCTGTACGGCTTCACGACGCTCAAGACCATCGCGATCAAACACGGATAA
- the ppa gene encoding inorganic diphosphatase yields MSFNNVPPGKDLPQDFNVIIEIPAQSDPVKYEADKDMGLLVVDRFIGTGMRYPANYGFIPQTLSGDGDPVDVLVITPYPLLAGSVVRARALGMLQMTDESGVDAKLVAVPHDKVCPMTANLKSVDDVPEYLKDQIKHFFEQYKALEKGKWVKVEGWAGIEAAHKEITEGIANYKK; encoded by the coding sequence ATGAGCTTCAATAACGTACCTCCCGGTAAGGACCTCCCGCAGGATTTCAACGTCATCATCGAAATTCCCGCGCAGAGCGATCCGGTCAAATACGAAGCCGACAAGGACATGGGCCTGCTCGTCGTCGATCGCTTCATCGGCACCGGCATGCGCTATCCGGCCAACTACGGCTTCATTCCGCAGACGCTCTCGGGCGACGGCGACCCGGTCGACGTGCTCGTCATCACGCCGTATCCGCTGCTCGCAGGCTCGGTCGTGCGCGCGCGCGCGCTCGGCATGCTGCAGATGACGGACGAATCCGGCGTGGACGCGAAGCTGGTCGCCGTGCCGCACGACAAGGTCTGCCCGATGACGGCGAACCTCAAGTCCGTCGACGACGTGCCCGAGTATCTGAAGGATCAGATCAAGCACTTCTTCGAGCAGTACAAGGCGCTGGAGAAGGGCAAGTGGGTGAAGGTCGAAGGCTGGGCGGGCATCGAAGCCGCGCACAAGGAAATCACCGAAGGCATCGCCAACTACAAGAAGTAA
- a CDS encoding GIY-YIG nuclease family protein encodes MPWFLYLIECADGSLYTGIATDVDARFTAHASGKGARYTRAKKPLRVMASFELAGRSEASRAEYWVKRLPVQQKRALIAGERTLASVLPIVEEETGDDA; translated from the coding sequence ATGCCCTGGTTCCTGTATCTGATCGAATGCGCCGACGGCAGCCTCTACACCGGCATCGCGACGGACGTCGACGCGCGCTTCACCGCGCACGCGAGCGGCAAGGGCGCGCGTTACACGCGCGCGAAGAAACCGCTGCGCGTGATGGCGTCGTTCGAACTGGCGGGAAGATCAGAGGCGTCGCGCGCCGAATACTGGGTGAAGCGCTTGCCCGTGCAGCAAAAGCGCGCGTTGATCGCGGGAGAGCGAACGCTCGCGTCCGTGCTGCCGATCGTCGAAGAAGAGACCGGCGACGACGCGTAA
- a CDS encoding GNAT family N-acetyltransferase, giving the protein MNREVEIHVVDTLEDISADDWNRLAGDNPFVRHGFLQALQDTQCAVKRTGWRAHHLILERGGQFAGAMPLYLKSHSRGEYVFDHAWADAFERHGLRYYPKALSAVPFSPVTGPRLIAAQHEDRVLLARGAIELTRRLDISSLHVLFPHAQDVDALTDAGYMLREGVQFHWENLPGDGYASFDAFLATMSHDKRKKVKQDRRRVMEAGVAYKWLRGEQIDERALDFFYDCYENTYREHWNAPYLSREFFGRIHADAPESMLLAIAEADGERLACALNMIGGDTMYGRYWGTREFVSGLHFETCYMQGIAYCIEHRLARFEGGAQGVHKMSRGMLPTPTWSAHWIADQRFAHAISEFLDAETQAMDEHIEALEAHTPFRKKV; this is encoded by the coding sequence TTGAATCGCGAGGTCGAAATTCATGTGGTCGATACGCTGGAAGACATTTCCGCCGACGACTGGAACCGGCTTGCCGGCGACAATCCGTTCGTGCGGCACGGCTTCCTGCAAGCGTTGCAGGACACGCAATGCGCGGTCAAGCGCACCGGCTGGCGCGCGCATCATCTGATTCTGGAACGCGGCGGCCAGTTCGCCGGGGCCATGCCGCTCTATCTCAAGTCGCATTCTCGCGGCGAATACGTGTTCGACCACGCCTGGGCCGATGCCTTCGAGCGCCACGGCCTGCGCTATTACCCGAAGGCGTTGTCGGCGGTGCCGTTCTCGCCGGTAACGGGACCGCGATTGATCGCGGCGCAGCATGAAGACCGCGTGCTGCTCGCGCGCGGCGCGATCGAGCTGACGCGCAGGCTCGACATCTCGTCGCTGCATGTGCTCTTTCCGCACGCGCAGGACGTCGACGCCCTCACCGACGCCGGCTACATGCTGCGCGAAGGCGTGCAGTTCCACTGGGAGAACCTGCCCGGCGACGGCTACGCGAGCTTCGACGCCTTCCTCGCGACCATGAGCCACGACAAGCGCAAGAAGGTGAAGCAGGACCGCCGGCGCGTGATGGAAGCGGGCGTCGCGTATAAATGGCTGCGCGGCGAGCAGATCGACGAGCGCGCGCTCGACTTCTTCTACGACTGCTACGAGAACACGTACCGCGAGCACTGGAACGCGCCGTATCTGTCGCGCGAATTCTTCGGCCGCATTCACGCCGATGCGCCCGAAAGCATGCTGCTCGCGATCGCCGAAGCGGATGGCGAACGGCTCGCGTGCGCGCTCAACATGATCGGCGGCGACACCATGTATGGCCGCTATTGGGGCACGCGCGAATTCGTGTCGGGGCTGCACTTCGAGACGTGCTACATGCAGGGCATCGCGTATTGCATCGAGCATCGGCTCGCGCGCTTCGAAGGCGGCGCGCAGGGCGTGCACAAGATGTCGCGCGGCATGCTGCCGACGCCGACATGGTCCGCGCACTGGATCGCGGATCAGCGCTTTGCGCATGCGATCAGCGAGTTCCTGGACGCCGAAACGCAGGCAATGGATGAGCATATCGAAGCGCTGGAAGCGCATACGCCGTTCAGAAAGAAGGTTTAG
- a CDS encoding NAD(+) synthase gives MSKNFFNLYSHGFARVAVAIPNCKVADPSFNAAQTIELANEAAARGAVLVAFPELGLSAYTCDDLFHQRALLDACQEALQSIVDASKQLDVAMIVGLPIHAEHKLFNCAVVVAGGAIRGVVPKSYLPNYGEFYEARQFSPADAAVARSITLCGQDVPFGASLLFQIKNLPLFRFHVEICEDVWVPIPPSSFAALAGATVLVNLSASNIVVGKSAYRHQLVGQQSARCIAAYLYTSAGEGESTTDLAWDGQGLIYENGEMLAESERFSGESHIIFADVDLERLSRERMRQTTFGRSTQRHADEVGRFSVVEFALPAPVDDALPLARRVQRFPYVPADAARRDARCNEVYNIQVQALLQRLRSSGISKVVIGVSGGLDSTHALLVCAKAMDRLGLPRSNILAYTMPGFATSERTLRQARELMEVIGCTAEEIDIRASCTQMLADIGHPHSADNEQYDITYENVQAGERTSHLFRLANFHNAIVIGTGDLSELALGWCTYGVGDHMSHYNVNASVPKTLITHLVRWVAESGQIGDAGTDVLEHILATDISPELIPAKTSGALEQKTESVIGPYELQDFNLYYTVRFGFAPTKVAFLAHHAWHDRDAGEWPEGPDVARNQYDLAAIRKNLRIFLDRFFRTSQFKRSCIPNAPKVGSGGSLSPRGDWRAPSDSQASVWLGDLERIPLSE, from the coding sequence ATGAGCAAAAACTTCTTCAATCTCTATAGTCACGGCTTCGCGCGCGTCGCGGTCGCCATTCCGAACTGCAAAGTCGCGGACCCCTCGTTCAACGCGGCGCAAACCATCGAGTTGGCGAACGAGGCCGCGGCGCGCGGCGCGGTGCTCGTCGCGTTTCCCGAACTCGGGCTGTCCGCTTATACGTGCGACGACCTCTTTCATCAGCGCGCGCTGCTCGATGCCTGCCAGGAAGCGCTGCAAAGCATCGTCGATGCGTCGAAGCAACTCGATGTCGCGATGATCGTCGGCCTGCCGATTCATGCCGAGCACAAGCTCTTCAATTGCGCGGTCGTGGTCGCGGGCGGCGCGATTCGCGGCGTCGTGCCAAAGAGCTATCTGCCGAACTACGGCGAGTTCTACGAGGCGCGGCAGTTCAGTCCCGCCGATGCCGCCGTCGCGCGCAGCATCACGCTGTGCGGGCAGGACGTGCCGTTCGGCGCGTCGCTGCTCTTTCAGATCAAGAATCTTCCGCTCTTTCGCTTCCACGTCGAAATCTGCGAGGACGTGTGGGTGCCCATTCCGCCGTCGTCGTTCGCCGCGCTCGCCGGCGCGACCGTGCTCGTGAATCTGTCGGCGTCGAACATCGTCGTCGGCAAGTCGGCGTATCGGCATCAACTCGTCGGGCAGCAGTCGGCGCGCTGCATCGCCGCGTATCTGTACACGTCCGCGGGCGAGGGCGAATCCACCACCGATCTCGCGTGGGACGGCCAGGGCCTCATCTACGAGAACGGCGAGATGCTCGCGGAATCGGAGCGCTTCTCGGGCGAGTCGCACATCATCTTCGCCGATGTCGATCTCGAGCGGCTCTCGCGCGAGCGCATGCGGCAAACCACCTTCGGACGATCGACGCAACGCCACGCCGACGAAGTCGGCAGATTCAGCGTCGTCGAGTTCGCGCTGCCGGCGCCGGTCGACGACGCACTGCCGCTCGCGCGGCGCGTGCAGCGCTTTCCCTACGTGCCCGCCGACGCCGCGCGACGCGACGCGCGATGCAACGAGGTCTACAACATTCAGGTGCAGGCGCTGTTGCAACGGCTGCGCTCGTCGGGGATATCGAAGGTGGTCATCGGCGTCTCGGGCGGGCTCGATTCCACGCACGCGCTGCTCGTCTGCGCGAAAGCGATGGACCGTCTCGGACTGCCGCGCTCGAATATTCTCGCCTACACGATGCCCGGCTTCGCCACGAGCGAGCGCACGCTCAGGCAGGCGCGCGAGCTGATGGAAGTGATCGGCTGCACGGCCGAGGAAATCGACATCCGCGCGAGCTGCACGCAGATGCTCGCCGATATCGGGCACCCGCACAGCGCCGACAACGAGCAGTACGACATCACGTATGAGAACGTGCAGGCCGGCGAGCGCACGAGCCATCTTTTCAGGCTCGCGAACTTCCATAACGCGATCGTCATCGGCACCGGCGATCTGAGCGAACTCGCGCTCGGATGGTGCACGTATGGCGTGGGCGATCACATGTCGCACTACAACGTGAACGCAAGCGTGCCGAAGACGCTCATCACGCATCTCGTGCGCTGGGTCGCGGAGTCGGGGCAGATCGGCGACGCGGGGACGGACGTGCTCGAACACATCCTCGCCACCGACATCAGCCCGGAACTCATTCCGGCGAAGACGAGCGGGGCGCTCGAACAGAAGACCGAGAGCGTCATCGGGCCATACGAATTGCAGGACTTCAATTTGTACTACACGGTGCGCTTCGGTTTCGCGCCGACGAAAGTCGCGTTTCTCGCGCATCACGCCTGGCATGATCGCGATGCCGGCGAGTGGCCCGAAGGTCCGGATGTCGCGCGCAATCAGTACGATCTCGCCGCGATCCGCAAGAACCTGCGCATTTTTCTCGACCGGTTCTTCCGCACGAGCCAGTTCAAGCGGTCCTGCATTCCGAATGCACCGAAAGTGGGATCGGGCGGGTCGCTCTCGCCGCGCGGCGACTGGCGCGCGCCGAGCGATTCGCAGGCAAGCGTGTGGCTCGGCGATCTGGAGCGCATTCCGCTTTCCGAATGA
- the glnK gene encoding P-II family nitrogen regulator has protein sequence MKRITAIIKPFKLDEVREALAEVGLTGLTVTEVKGFGRQKGHTELYRGAEYVVDFLPKVKIEVVVANDQTDQVIDAIIGAARTGKIGDGKIFVAEVERVIRIRTGEENEAAV, from the coding sequence ATGAAACGCATCACCGCCATCATCAAACCGTTCAAACTCGACGAAGTCCGCGAAGCGCTTGCCGAAGTCGGTCTGACGGGGCTGACGGTCACGGAAGTGAAGGGCTTCGGCCGCCAAAAAGGGCACACGGAGCTTTATCGCGGCGCGGAGTACGTGGTGGACTTTCTGCCGAAGGTGAAGATCGAAGTGGTCGTGGCGAACGACCAGACCGATCAGGTCATCGACGCGATCATCGGCGCGGCGCGCACCGGGAAAATCGGCGACGGCAAGATTTTCGTCGCGGAGGTCGAGCGCGTGATTCGCATCCGCACCGGCGAGGAAAACGAAGCGGCGGTCTGA
- a CDS encoding cation:proton antiporter, with product MHHAIGFIQDLAVIMAIAGVVTVLFHRLRQPVVLGYIVAGVIIGPYTPPFQLINDEATIQTLGELGVVFLMFSLGLEFSLRKLFRVGATAFVAALSEIVLMIWIGYEIGRWFGWNAMDSLFLGAMLAISSTTIIVKALSELGMKREGFAQLVFGILIVEDILAIAMLVLLSGIAQTGSVSAGVAVVTLGKLLLFMTVSLVVGILTVPRALNYVAQSKSDEMLLVTVLGFCFGFCLLVVKLDYSIALGAFLIGAIMAESKHLARIEHLIAPVRDMFSAIFFVTIGLLLNPAVLVDYAWPIGVITVAVVLGKIVSCGLGSFLAGKDGRTAMRVGMSVAQIGEFSFIIASLGLSLKVTSSFLYPIAVAVSALTTLFTPYLMRAADPLTLCVARAMPAPLAHTFGLYSQWLASLAPASGGASLFSMTRRIVLQIAVNLALVAAIFLGASYAAPFASSHLSRWLETGNTQRVVLWGAALVIALPFLVAVYRKLESLALLLAEVSVQPAKAGRFTSAIRSAISGLIPIVAMFGVFLLVAALSGGILPPFGLMVGVLLCAALLLTVLWRWCVKIHATMQIALRETLEETRDH from the coding sequence ATGCACCACGCGATAGGCTTCATTCAGGATCTCGCTGTGATCATGGCCATCGCGGGCGTCGTGACGGTGCTGTTTCATCGTCTGCGGCAGCCGGTCGTGCTCGGATACATCGTGGCGGGCGTCATCATCGGTCCGTACACGCCGCCGTTTCAGCTCATCAACGACGAAGCCACCATCCAGACGCTCGGCGAACTGGGCGTCGTGTTCCTGATGTTTTCGCTCGGCCTCGAATTCAGCCTGCGCAAGCTCTTTCGCGTCGGCGCGACGGCGTTCGTCGCGGCGCTCTCCGAAATCGTGCTGATGATCTGGATCGGTTACGAGATCGGCCGATGGTTCGGCTGGAACGCGATGGACTCGCTCTTTCTCGGCGCGATGCTCGCCATCTCGTCGACGACGATCATCGTGAAGGCGCTCTCCGAACTGGGCATGAAGCGCGAAGGCTTCGCGCAGCTCGTGTTCGGCATTCTGATCGTCGAGGACATTCTCGCCATTGCCATGCTCGTGCTGCTCTCCGGCATCGCGCAGACGGGCTCGGTCAGCGCGGGCGTCGCGGTCGTCACGCTCGGCAAGCTGCTGCTTTTCATGACGGTGTCGCTCGTCGTCGGCATTCTCACGGTGCCGCGCGCGCTCAATTACGTCGCGCAGTCGAAGAGCGACGAGATGCTGCTCGTCACCGTGCTCGGCTTCTGTTTCGGCTTCTGCCTGCTCGTCGTGAAGCTCGATTATTCGATCGCGCTCGGCGCGTTCCTGATCGGCGCGATCATGGCGGAATCGAAGCATCTCGCGCGCATCGAGCATCTCATCGCGCCGGTGCGCGACATGTTTTCCGCCATCTTCTTCGTGACCATCGGTTTGCTGCTGAACCCGGCCGTGCTCGTCGATTACGCGTGGCCGATCGGCGTCATCACGGTGGCGGTCGTGCTCGGCAAGATCGTGTCGTGCGGGCTCGGCAGCTTCCTCGCGGGCAAGGACGGGCGCACGGCGATGCGCGTCGGCATGAGCGTCGCGCAGATCGGCGAGTTCTCGTTCATCATCGCGTCGCTCGGGCTGTCGCTCAAGGTGACGAGCAGCTTTCTCTATCCGATCGCGGTTGCCGTGTCCGCGCTCACGACGCTGTTCACGCCGTATCTGATGCGCGCCGCCGATCCGCTCACGCTGTGCGTCGCCCGCGCGATGCCCGCGCCGCTCGCGCACACGTTCGGCCTCTATTCGCAATGGCTTGCGAGTCTCGCGCCCGCGTCCGGCGGCGCGTCGCTGTTCTCGATGACGCGGCGCATCGTGCTGCAGATCGCCGTGAATCTCGCGCTCGTCGCGGCGATTTTTCTCGGCGCATCGTATGCGGCGCCGTTTGCGTCGAGCCATCTTTCGCGCTGGCTCGAAACCGGGAACACGCAGCGCGTCGTGCTGTGGGGCGCGGCGCTCGTCATCGCGTTGCCGTTTCTGGTCGCGGTGTATCGCAAGCTCGAATCGCTCGCGCTTCTGCTCGCGGAAGTGAGCGTGCAGCCGGCGAAGGCCGGGCGCTTCACGAGCGCGATCCGCTCGGCCATTTCCGGCCTCATTCCGATTGTCGCGATGTTCGGCGTCTTTCTGCTCGTCGCCGCGCTTTCGGGCGGCATCCTGCCGCCGTTCGGCCTGATGGTCGGCGTGCTTTTGTGCGCGGCGCTGCTGCTGACGGTTCTTTGGCGCTGGTGCGTGAAGATCCACGCGACGATGCAGATCGCATTGCGCGAGACGCTGGAAGAGACGCGCGATCACTAG